GCAACAAGCTTGTCGAGTGTGGCACAACTGTCCAAAAGAGAATAGTCAGAGTGTACATGAAGATGTACGAAATTTGAAACTGGCGTACCTTCTGGGGCAGCCGGAAATTCATGATAATCAGCCATTTTTTAATGCTCCCGGAGATTTTAGTATAACATAAAAGACAAAAAAAAACACGGCGCGCTGCCGTGTTTTTCTTAATAAAGGCGAGTCTTATTTACCGAGCTTAAACATATCAAGCTCTTTCATAAGTCCCTTGAGATTTTCCTGAGTGCTGTTTGTAGAAGCTGTTGTAATTGCAATAGCATCAGAAATCTGCTGAGAGAAGTCATTGATCTGATTCATGTTATCAGAAATAATTCTTGTTACTTCTGAAAGATTCTGCATTTCCTTGATAACCTGTTCACCACCAACGAGCATTTCTGCAGATCCATTCTTTACTTCTACAGTTGTGTCACTGATAGCGCGCATTGCTTCGAGAACCTGCTGGTTACCTGCAGTCTGTTCATCCATTGCGTTGGCAATAACAGTTTCCTGTTCACGAACCTTCTGAGAAAGCTCATAAATATTTTCGAATGCTGCCTGTACGTGATTGATATCAGTTGTAATTCCGGCAATAGCTTCAGAAAGAGAGCGGAGGTTTTCGTCGATAGCTTTACTCTGATCTCCAGACTGTTCAGCAAGTTTTCGGATTTCTTCAGCAACTACTGCGAATCCCTTACCAGCTTCACCTGCATGAGCAGACTCAATAGCGGCGTTCATAGCAAGGAGGTTTGTACGGCTTGCAATGCTCTGAATGATACTTGAAGCCTGGAGAATACCTGCTGACTGCTGGAGTACAGCATCTGCAGTTTTAACGGCTGTCTTAACCTGCTGCTGCCCTTTATCAGCTGCATCAGTAAGAGAGTTTACTACAACATTGTTCTTTTCAAGAATCTGTGAAACGCTGGCAATATTTGCAACCATCTCTTCTACAGCGGCAGAAGACTGTGTAACGCCTGCAGCCTGAGATTCAATAGAATTGTTAAGGGCACGAATATTACCCATAATCTGTTCGATAGAAGAGTTAGATTCTTCTACACCAGCAGACTGGTTTTCAATTTCCTGCTTCATGCTTGAAAGTGATTCAACAATATTTGCAACGTTTTCTTTTGTAAGATCCATGTTGTGAACAAGGTCATCAGACTGATTTGAAGTCTTTCTTGTTGAAACATCGATTTCGCGAAGCATATCTCTTGCCTGGTCTTTGAATGCATTGATTCCCTGAATAATGATACCAAGTTCACTTCGATGTGTTGGCCTACCATCTGCAACAGTATAATCTTTCTGAGAGAGTGCTGAGGTAATGGCTGCAATCTGCTTAAGACAATGAATAATATCTGCAACAAGAAGTAATGTAGCTACAGTAAAGTAAGCAACGCTATAAATCAGAATTGGAGTGATTCGTTTGTAAACAACTGAAGGACCTGCTGCAAGGTTTGCAGGGGTAAGAACAGAAATAATCAGGAATACACAACCAAGAAGCGCAAATGTAAGTGTAAGTACGTTTCTCTGAATGATATTAAGAGGAAGCTCTTTGTTATTAAAAGGAATAACATAGAGTTTTGGTTCAATAATACGAATATGAAGAATATAGAACAAAAGACTTACATCAAAAAGGGATCCGAGCATCAAAAGACTAAGGAAGATTCCTGGATTTCCACCATTAAATGCAGAAAGATGTATGCCATGATTTCGTACATAGATACCCATAACCTGTCCAATAAGAATCATGGAACCAACTGGTATTACAATATTAAAAAGGTCTACAAGTTTAAGCTGTTTATTGAACTTTTTAATTCCTTCTGGAGTAAGCTGTGCTTTCATGATTATATAGCGCAACAGAAATGTCATACATGCACCTGCAATTACGACAAGTGCAACCATTAAGTTGATTATTGGAGCTCCGAAAACAAGTCCAAAGTCATCCATGCTGAACAAACCAGTAATTAAAGCAACTGGTGTCATTACCATAAATGGTGTAGCATATAGAAGGAAAATCATTAAATATCCGTACCACGGAACATAGATGCCATTAGCGTAAGTTTTTTTTGAGCTCATAAAATCTCCTGTTTTTTTGTTAAAATTTTTATTAACAATAATCCTTTATATTATACGGCATGATTCAAAATAAGTTAAGAATTATTTTGACCAGCCTTTTTTCTTGCAGAGATAAATGGCTCATGATAAAATTATGTTATATCGAAAAGTTCAGACGTAAACTTGTGATTTAAGGATGGGGGGAGAGAATTTATTACGTCAGGTATTCTGGAGGATATTTGAGTGTTTTACTATAAAAAATCTCTTCTTTTAACCTTGTTTACAACACTATCAATATTCTGTATCTATTGTATTTCAGCTACTACAAATGGAAATTCCGGAATTCTGACGATGGGAAGTTTTACAATTCCGATTGTCTCTTTACAAGGTATTATTGCTGCCGTTAATGCTTTGTGCTGTATCATAATGGTATTTATAGATTTTAAGAAGGGCAGCAAAATTGCTTTTACGATAATGGGAGTATCTATTGCTCTTGCCCTGATTCCTATTTTTACCGTTCATTCTCTGGCACCACTTCCTGGAATTGTATCTAATATTGTTTCTCTTGTTTCAATAATCATCATTTATTCCTTCTATAAAAGATCATCAATGAACAGCCTTACAGATTTTATTACAGGCTTACCAAACAGACGTTATTATGTGAAAGAAGTAAATGAAAGACTCAGCGTAAAACAAACTTTTTATCTCGCAAGTATTGAGATAGAAGATTTTAAGAATATAAATGATGTATATGGAATTCGTGCTGCAGATTTTATTTTAGTTGATACTGCCAAAAAACTGAAAGGTAAGCTTGGTGAGAACGAAATGCTTTTCAGAATTACCGGCGGTCTTTTTGCAATGCTGCTGAATGAAAAAACTGTACCGGAAGAAAAACTAAAAAATGTAATCCGTTCTGAAGTCATGATGCTTCCCCCAAAAGAAGGTGAAGATCTGCTTGTAAAAAACAGTTGTATTGTTTCCCTTGCAGCAGGTATTGTTCATATTGGTTCAAATGATAATTACAAGGATTCTGCTTCTGTTATGCGTGATGCTGAAATTGCGCTGATGGAGGCCCGCAAGTTACAGAATCAAAAAATGTGTCTTTTTTCTGATTCATTAAAGAAACTGGATTTTGAACAGAAAGAAGCAGAGTTTCTTATAAAAGATGCAATGCAGAATAATTATTTCTACCTTGTATATCAGCCGCAGTTTACTACAAATGAAAAGAAACTCCGTGGTTTTGAAACTCTTATTCGTTGTAAAAAGCCGGACGGTTCAATAATTAGTCCTGCAAATTTTATTCCTGCTGCGGAAAAAACAAATCTAATCACTTCTATTGATGATTATGTTTTGCGCCGTGCTATGACAGAGTTTAAGCCTGTTGTTGTAAATGAAAAAAAAGATTTTGTTCTTTCAATAAATGTTTCGGCAAAGAATATTGGAACAGAAAATTTTGCACAGAAACTTAAACAGATTATTGATGAAATTCAGTTCCCTCCAGAAAATCTTGAAATTGAAATTACTGAATATTCTTTTGCAGAATCTATGGAGACTACGGTAGAAAATATCCTGTCGCTTAAGAGTCTTGGAGTTCAGATTGCCCTTGATGATTTTGGAACCGGTTATACTTCAATTGCTCAGCTTATGAAGCTGCCTGTAACTCTTTTGAAAATTGATAAGAGTCTTATTGATAATATTGAAACAGATCCTGTTATGTGTGACATGGTTGATTCTGTAATTTATATGGGCCATATCATGAATTGCGAAGTTATTTCAGAAGGTGTTGAAAATGAAAACCAACTTGAAATTCTGAAAGAGCACAAGTGTGATTTTATTCAGGGCTTTGTATGGGGTAAACCTCTGGATTTTGATTCTGCTGTCAGCTTGTGTAAGGATACAAAATAAATGAAATCCAGAGCCAGTTTCTCAAAACTATCAGTTTTAGTTATCTCTATTTTATTACTTGTTGTTAACGGCGCGCTTGGAACAATTTTAATTCTTCAGTCACGTAATGATTTACGCCAACAGATGCAGGGGCGTATGCTGGATATTTTGAATAGTGCAGCGTCTCTCCTTGATGGTGACGTGCTTGAAAAACTTCAGAAAGAAGATGAAGATACTCCTGAGTATCAGTATTCACTGGGAATTCTACGCGCCTTTCAGGATAACTTTAAACTTGATTATATTTATGGAATCCGGGATATGGGAAATAAACAGTTTTCGTTTACTATTGATCCTGCTCCTGTTGA
The Treponema bryantii DNA segment above includes these coding regions:
- a CDS encoding methyl-accepting chemotaxis protein, with protein sequence MSSKKTYANGIYVPWYGYLMIFLLYATPFMVMTPVALITGLFSMDDFGLVFGAPIINLMVALVVIAGACMTFLLRYIIMKAQLTPEGIKKFNKQLKLVDLFNIVIPVGSMILIGQVMGIYVRNHGIHLSAFNGGNPGIFLSLLMLGSLFDVSLLFYILHIRIIEPKLYVIPFNNKELPLNIIQRNVLTLTFALLGCVFLIISVLTPANLAAGPSVVYKRITPILIYSVAYFTVATLLLVADIIHCLKQIAAITSALSQKDYTVADGRPTHRSELGIIIQGINAFKDQARDMLREIDVSTRKTSNQSDDLVHNMDLTKENVANIVESLSSMKQEIENQSAGVEESNSSIEQIMGNIRALNNSIESQAAGVTQSSAAVEEMVANIASVSQILEKNNVVVNSLTDAADKGQQQVKTAVKTADAVLQQSAGILQASSIIQSIASRTNLLAMNAAIESAHAGEAGKGFAVVAEEIRKLAEQSGDQSKAIDENLRSLSEAIAGITTDINHVQAAFENIYELSQKVREQETVIANAMDEQTAGNQQVLEAMRAISDTTVEVKNGSAEMLVGGEQVIKEMQNLSEVTRIISDNMNQINDFSQQISDAIAITTASTNSTQENLKGLMKELDMFKLGK
- a CDS encoding bifunctional diguanylate cyclase/phosphodiesterase, whose translation is MFYYKKSLLLTLFTTLSIFCIYCISATTNGNSGILTMGSFTIPIVSLQGIIAAVNALCCIIMVFIDFKKGSKIAFTIMGVSIALALIPIFTVHSLAPLPGIVSNIVSLVSIIIIYSFYKRSSMNSLTDFITGLPNRRYYVKEVNERLSVKQTFYLASIEIEDFKNINDVYGIRAADFILVDTAKKLKGKLGENEMLFRITGGLFAMLLNEKTVPEEKLKNVIRSEVMMLPPKEGEDLLVKNSCIVSLAAGIVHIGSNDNYKDSASVMRDAEIALMEARKLQNQKMCLFSDSLKKLDFEQKEAEFLIKDAMQNNYFYLVYQPQFTTNEKKLRGFETLIRCKKPDGSIISPANFIPAAEKTNLITSIDDYVLRRAMTEFKPVVVNEKKDFVLSINVSAKNIGTENFAQKLKQIIDEIQFPPENLEIEITEYSFAESMETTVENILSLKSLGVQIALDDFGTGYTSIAQLMKLPVTLLKIDKSLIDNIETDPVMCDMVDSVIYMGHIMNCEVISEGVENENQLEILKEHKCDFIQGFVWGKPLDFDSAVSLCKDTK